One genomic segment of Natrononativus amylolyticus includes these proteins:
- a CDS encoding NUDIX domain-containing protein: MDEPGPDSSEPDGNEETHVVTAFLRNRGEVLLLRRSDAVGSYAGRWGGVSGFAEGDPDEQVRVEIEEETGVEARGDSRDVEFVRSSRPVRASDPDLEREWIVHPYLFDCDSREVALSEEHDALEWAPPPAMLTESDTVPKLWEAYERVAPTVRSIAADDDHGAAYLSVRALETLRDRAGLLAAEREAPPAPRNDERRCRERDGDPEAEWDELAALAKRLLEARPSMAVLRNRVNRAMAAADGEGGAGDAPDAGAVLESATSGIERALEADEAAAREAAERLSGPAMTLSRSGTVLEALREGDLDRLYVAESRPEREGVGVAEALADDVPVTLHTDAAAAHLLAREAVDRVVVGADTVLPDGRVVNKTGSRGLAVAAAREGVPVSVVTATDKVSSRAEYSLESGSRVAVYDGDAAVDVANPTFDVTPADCVSELLTERGALEPAAVERVADELRDLEGWRES; the protein is encoded by the coding sequence ATGGACGAGCCGGGACCGGACTCGAGCGAACCGGACGGAAACGAGGAGACGCACGTCGTCACGGCCTTCCTCCGAAACCGCGGCGAGGTGCTCCTGTTGCGTCGGAGCGACGCCGTCGGGAGCTACGCGGGCCGGTGGGGCGGCGTCTCCGGGTTCGCCGAGGGCGACCCGGACGAGCAGGTCCGCGTCGAGATCGAAGAGGAGACCGGCGTCGAGGCGCGCGGCGATTCGCGCGACGTCGAGTTCGTCCGCTCGAGTCGGCCCGTCCGCGCGAGCGACCCGGACCTCGAGCGCGAGTGGATCGTTCACCCGTACCTGTTCGACTGCGACTCCCGCGAGGTCGCGCTGAGCGAGGAGCACGACGCCCTCGAGTGGGCCCCACCGCCGGCGATGCTGACCGAGTCCGACACCGTCCCGAAGCTCTGGGAGGCCTACGAGCGCGTCGCCCCCACGGTGCGGTCGATCGCCGCCGACGACGACCACGGCGCCGCGTACCTGTCGGTGCGGGCGCTCGAGACACTCCGCGACCGGGCGGGACTGCTCGCGGCGGAGCGCGAGGCGCCACCGGCGCCTCGGAACGACGAGCGGCGGTGCCGCGAGCGCGACGGGGATCCGGAGGCCGAGTGGGACGAACTCGCCGCCCTCGCGAAGCGGCTGCTCGAGGCCCGGCCGTCGATGGCGGTCCTTCGAAACCGGGTCAACCGGGCGATGGCGGCGGCCGATGGCGAGGGGGGAGCCGGTGACGCCCCCGACGCGGGGGCGGTCCTCGAGTCGGCGACCTCCGGAATCGAGCGGGCGCTCGAGGCCGACGAGGCGGCGGCCCGCGAGGCAGCCGAACGACTCTCGGGACCCGCCATGACGCTCTCCCGGTCGGGAACGGTGCTCGAGGCGCTCCGCGAGGGTGACCTCGACCGGCTGTACGTCGCCGAATCCCGCCCGGAGCGGGAGGGTGTCGGCGTGGCAGAAGCGCTGGCCGACGACGTCCCGGTAACCCTGCACACCGACGCGGCGGCGGCCCACCTGCTCGCCCGCGAGGCGGTCGACCGGGTCGTCGTCGGCGCCGACACCGTGCTCCCCGACGGGCGGGTGGTGAACAAGACCGGCAGCCGCGGACTGGCGGTCGCGGCCGCCCGCGAGGGGGTTCCGGTGTCGGTCGTCACCGCGACGGACAAGGTGTCCTCCCGGGCGGAGTACTCCCTCGAGTCCGGATCGAGGGTGGCGGTGTACGACGGCGACGCGGCCGTCGACGTCGCGAACCCCACCTTCGACGTGACGCCCGCCGACTGCGTCTCCGAACTACTGACCGAGCGCGGTGCGCTCGAGCCGGCGGCTGTCGAGCGGGTCGCCGACGAGTTGCGGGACCTCGAGGGCTGGCGGGAGTCCTGA
- a CDS encoding DUF58 domain-containing protein, whose protein sequence is MRLTRRGWGVVGVVAFSLLMAAQYGSRSLNAVVAPLIVVLLAAFITVYRAEKPLIDRHPIEDGFIGETRRVGLRTEVAGPTAAVVRDAVGDGLTPVDGGNVAETTLLDGETYEYEVRLEARGEHAVGPLSVAVGDLLGLAETRFEYGRTTSVLVYPRIYDLHGGARHDLRLLADAVRDADREEFDHLREYARGDSLRDVHWKSAAKRADGELVVKEFIADGAVGNAEVAAECTPGKADEMAAAVASVGTYLLELDIAVGVSVPDGARAPDTGRRHHRDLLALLAVAGAGELDDRTRKGADVLIQADATGVVVCVDDHEIPFERLYGSSERRAAGGDGPGGGAESTASGDRGTEVRA, encoded by the coding sequence ATGCGACTGACCAGACGGGGGTGGGGCGTCGTCGGCGTCGTGGCGTTCAGTCTACTGATGGCCGCACAGTACGGCTCCCGGTCGCTGAACGCCGTCGTCGCGCCGCTGATCGTCGTCCTGCTCGCGGCGTTCATCACGGTCTACCGCGCGGAGAAGCCGCTGATCGATCGACACCCGATCGAGGACGGGTTCATCGGCGAAACCCGCCGCGTCGGGCTCCGGACCGAGGTCGCGGGCCCGACCGCCGCGGTCGTCCGCGACGCCGTCGGCGACGGGCTGACCCCGGTCGACGGCGGAAACGTCGCCGAAACCACGCTGCTCGACGGCGAGACCTACGAGTACGAGGTCCGCCTCGAGGCTCGAGGCGAACACGCGGTCGGCCCGCTGTCGGTCGCCGTCGGCGACCTCCTCGGCCTCGCGGAGACGCGGTTCGAGTACGGGCGGACGACGTCAGTCCTCGTCTACCCCCGCATCTACGACCTCCACGGCGGCGCGCGACACGACCTTCGGCTGCTGGCGGACGCGGTTCGCGACGCCGACCGCGAGGAGTTCGACCACCTCCGGGAGTACGCCCGCGGGGACTCCCTGCGGGACGTCCACTGGAAGTCCGCGGCCAAGCGCGCCGACGGCGAACTCGTCGTCAAGGAGTTCATCGCCGACGGCGCCGTCGGAAACGCCGAGGTCGCCGCCGAGTGCACCCCGGGGAAGGCCGACGAGATGGCGGCGGCCGTCGCCAGCGTCGGCACCTACCTCCTCGAACTCGACATCGCCGTCGGCGTCAGCGTTCCGGACGGCGCGCGCGCGCCGGATACGGGGCGGCGCCACCACCGCGACCTCCTCGCGCTGCTGGCCGTCGCCGGTGCGGGCGAACTCGACGACCGGACGCGCAAGGGCGCCGACGTCCTGATCCAGGCCGACGCCACCGGCGTCGTCGTCTGCGTCGACGACCACGAGATCCCGTTCGAGCGACTGTACGGCTCCAGCGAGCGACGAGCCGCCGGAGGCGACGGGCCGGGCGGCGGAGCGGAGTCGACAGCGTCCGGTGATCGGGGAACGGAGGTGCGCGCGTGA
- a CDS encoding DUF5518 domain-containing protein, with product MTNWRAVGIGFVAALVISIFGIALPGLGQLTAGLVGGFLAGAIAGGGLARGFWHGLLAGALGGIIGGLILAVVVGIVGLSLGPVGPLAGLGVFAIAVVVAMIMALESALAGAIGGLVNA from the coding sequence ATGACAAACTGGCGCGCTGTCGGTATCGGCTTCGTGGCGGCGTTGGTGATCAGCATCTTCGGCATCGCCCTGCCGGGACTCGGCCAGCTCACCGCCGGTCTCGTCGGCGGCTTTCTGGCGGGCGCCATCGCCGGCGGTGGGCTCGCGAGGGGATTCTGGCACGGCCTGCTCGCCGGCGCCCTCGGCGGGATCATCGGCGGCCTGATCCTCGCGGTCGTCGTCGGTATCGTCGGGCTCTCGCTCGGCCCGGTCGGGCCGCTGGCGGGCCTCGGCGTGTTCGCCATCGCGGTCGTCGTCGCGATGATCATGGCCCTCGAGAGCGCCCTCGCCGGTGCGATCGGCGGGCTGGTAAACGCCTGA
- a CDS encoding NOG1 family protein, with protein sequence MIFEDLPTTPTSEELIDKAFSRAARAGNAQWGLDAQQSMLQTAANIISDNLENVVTAWPDFEYEDEVHPFYYELADAIVDVDRLRQSLSEVMWASRKAREIHEEYQPRLRKTDVDTARKHRKQAFARLADIVEQVDDELLYINRARNDLRDLPEIDPEEPTIVVAGYPNVGKSSFVNDVTNARGETASYPFTTKGIGLGHFEHDHIRYQIVDTPGLLDRKPDERNEIESQAVSALEHLGDCVLVLLDPSGECGYPLESQLELRDAIEAQFEEEPVFTVANKVDRRDRWTADVDADYEMSVETGENVQAVLEAAVEAIDYEPQLPFEG encoded by the coding sequence ATGATTTTCGAAGACCTTCCGACGACGCCCACGTCGGAAGAGCTGATCGACAAGGCGTTCTCGCGAGCGGCACGGGCGGGCAACGCCCAGTGGGGGCTCGACGCCCAGCAGTCGATGCTGCAGACGGCGGCGAACATCATCTCCGACAACCTGGAGAACGTCGTCACGGCGTGGCCCGACTTCGAGTACGAAGACGAGGTCCACCCCTTCTACTACGAGCTCGCGGACGCGATCGTCGACGTCGACAGGCTCCGACAGAGCCTCTCGGAGGTGATGTGGGCCAGCCGCAAGGCCCGCGAGATCCACGAAGAGTACCAGCCGCGGCTTCGCAAGACCGACGTCGACACCGCCCGCAAGCACCGCAAGCAAGCGTTCGCCCGGCTCGCGGACATCGTCGAGCAGGTCGACGACGAACTGCTGTACATCAACCGGGCGCGCAACGACCTGCGAGACCTGCCAGAGATCGACCCCGAAGAGCCGACGATCGTCGTCGCCGGCTACCCCAACGTCGGCAAATCGTCGTTCGTCAACGACGTCACCAACGCCCGCGGGGAGACCGCCTCCTACCCGTTCACGACGAAGGGGATCGGTCTGGGCCACTTCGAACACGACCACATCCGCTACCAGATCGTCGACACGCCGGGGCTGCTCGACCGCAAACCCGACGAGCGCAACGAGATCGAATCCCAGGCCGTCAGCGCCTTAGAGCACCTCGGCGACTGCGTGCTCGTCCTGCTCGATCCGAGCGGGGAGTGTGGCTACCCGCTCGAGTCACAGCTCGAGCTTCGCGACGCGATCGAGGCCCAGTTCGAAGAGGAGCCGGTGTTCACGGTCGCGAACAAGGTCGACCGGCGCGATCGCTGGACGGCCGACGTCGACGCCGACTACGAGATGAGCGTCGAGACTGGCGAGAACGTCCAGGCGGTGCTCGAGGCGGCGGTCGAGGCGATCGACTACGAGCCCCAACTCCCCTTCGAGGGGTAG
- a CDS encoding coenzyme F420-0:L-glutamate ligase: MELHAVADLPEIRPGDDLAALIADRADLAEGDVVTVASTVVSKAEGRAFDLADFPASPRAREIAGRLEELTGDEKDPRFAQAVLEESTELLMDAPFLLTETRFGHVCVNAGIDRSNVPDHDLLLLPTRPTESAERLRGGLLATGLEDVAVIVTDTCGRPFRHGQRGVALGWAGMPASRDWRGERDRDGRELGVTVQSVVDELASAANLVTGEGADGTPAVVVRDWSFGDLEGSDQLFREVETDFVRHALREWEYEP, encoded by the coding sequence ATGGAGCTACACGCAGTGGCGGACCTCCCGGAGATCCGCCCCGGCGACGACCTCGCCGCGCTGATCGCAGACCGGGCCGACCTCGCCGAGGGCGACGTCGTGACCGTCGCGAGCACGGTCGTCTCGAAGGCCGAGGGCAGGGCGTTCGACCTGGCCGACTTCCCGGCGAGCCCCCGCGCCCGCGAGATCGCGGGTCGACTCGAGGAGCTCACCGGCGACGAGAAGGACCCGCGGTTTGCCCAGGCGGTCCTCGAGGAGAGCACCGAACTCCTGATGGACGCCCCGTTCCTGCTCACCGAAACCCGCTTCGGCCACGTCTGCGTGAACGCGGGGATCGACCGTTCGAACGTCCCCGACCACGACCTCCTCCTCCTGCCGACGCGGCCGACCGAGAGCGCCGAGCGGCTCCGCGGCGGGTTGCTTGCGACGGGCCTCGAGGACGTCGCCGTGATCGTCACCGACACCTGCGGGCGGCCGTTTCGCCACGGCCAGCGCGGGGTCGCCCTCGGCTGGGCCGGCATGCCCGCGAGCCGGGACTGGCGGGGCGAGCGCGACCGCGACGGCCGCGAACTCGGCGTCACCGTCCAGTCGGTGGTCGACGAACTCGCCTCCGCCGCGAACCTCGTCACCGGCGAAGGGGCCGACGGCACCCCCGCGGTCGTCGTCCGCGACTGGAGCTTCGGCGACCTCGAGGGTAGCGACCAGCTGTTCAGGGAGGTCGAGACCGATTTCGTCCGCCACGCGCTCAGGGAGTGGGAGTACGAGCCATGA
- a CDS encoding AAA family ATPase: MTDANPPSQTRRESTSVDPLSVDEVASLSAAVESNVADVIVGHDDEIEHVVTAVLARGHVLLDDVPGVGKTMLARSIATSVDCTFRRVQFTPDLLPSDITGVNVFNQKTREFEFQPGPVFANMVLGDEINRAPPKTQSALLEAMEEQQVTVDGTTRALPNPFTVIATQNAVEPNRTYELPFAELDRFMKKLELGYPDVDEESEMLGRTVGHHPIEDLEPVTDLETVVRARETVAQVLVKEPIREYATRLVGYTRENATIGASPRGTIALLRAAQARAVLDGRDYVVPDDVQAEAPVVLSHRIKTSSSGRDHDGEAVVEDALARVGVD, from the coding sequence ATGACCGACGCCAACCCGCCATCCCAGACGAGACGAGAGTCGACGTCGGTCGATCCGCTCTCGGTCGACGAGGTGGCATCGCTCTCCGCCGCGGTCGAATCCAACGTCGCCGACGTGATCGTCGGACACGACGACGAGATCGAACACGTCGTCACGGCGGTTCTCGCACGCGGACACGTCCTCCTCGACGACGTTCCCGGAGTTGGGAAGACGATGCTCGCGCGCTCGATCGCGACCTCCGTCGACTGTACGTTCCGGCGAGTGCAGTTCACTCCCGACCTCCTCCCCTCCGACATCACCGGCGTCAACGTCTTCAACCAGAAGACCCGCGAGTTCGAGTTCCAGCCCGGTCCCGTCTTCGCCAACATGGTACTCGGCGACGAGATCAACCGCGCGCCCCCGAAGACCCAGTCGGCGCTGCTCGAGGCGATGGAAGAACAGCAGGTCACCGTCGACGGCACGACCCGGGCGCTGCCGAACCCCTTCACCGTGATCGCGACGCAGAACGCCGTCGAGCCCAACCGGACCTACGAGCTGCCGTTCGCCGAACTCGACCGGTTCATGAAGAAGCTCGAGCTGGGTTACCCCGACGTCGACGAGGAGTCGGAGATGCTCGGCCGGACCGTCGGCCACCACCCGATCGAGGATCTCGAGCCGGTGACCGACCTCGAGACGGTCGTCCGCGCCCGCGAGACCGTCGCGCAGGTGCTGGTCAAGGAGCCGATTCGCGAGTACGCGACCCGACTGGTCGGCTACACCCGCGAGAACGCCACGATCGGCGCGAGCCCCCGCGGGACGATCGCGCTCCTCCGGGCGGCGCAGGCGCGGGCCGTCCTCGACGGCCGCGACTACGTCGTCCCCGACGACGTCCAGGCGGAGGCGCCGGTCGTCCTGAGTCACCGGATCAAGACCTCCTCGAGCGGCCGCGACCACGACGGCGAAGCGGTCGTCGAGGACGCCCTGGCGCGCGTCGGAGTGGACTGA
- the ddh gene encoding D-2-hydroxyacid dehydrogenase — protein sequence MKQTIQRLGVHDSVSAVFPPAELAASLADLPVDVDVISDDEIDACDAVVTLAHREAFADLAWVHSIQAGVDRFPFETFDERGVILTNSTGIHDRTIGETVAGFLLAFSRRLHRHVANQQDRRWERPAWDEAFTLPGSTACVAGTGTLGQGVADVVGSLGVRMTGVRRSAEPVPGFEDVYASTDLETAVADAEFVVSTLPLTDETHHLFDAAAFDAMRDDAYFVNVGRGSVVDEDALTRALEAGRLAGAALDVFETEPLPEESPLWGMDEVIVTPHCAAYTRDYYRDVGEIVRENVGRLEDGEDLYNRVV from the coding sequence ATGAAGCAGACGATCCAGCGCCTCGGCGTTCACGACTCCGTTTCGGCGGTGTTCCCGCCGGCCGAACTCGCCGCCTCGCTCGCCGACCTGCCGGTCGACGTCGACGTGATCTCCGACGACGAGATCGACGCCTGTGACGCCGTCGTCACCCTCGCACACCGCGAGGCCTTCGCCGACCTCGCGTGGGTTCACTCGATTCAGGCGGGTGTCGACCGGTTCCCGTTCGAAACCTTCGACGAGCGGGGGGTGATCCTCACGAACAGCACCGGCATCCACGACCGGACCATCGGCGAGACGGTCGCGGGGTTCCTGCTCGCGTTCTCCCGGCGGCTCCACCGCCACGTCGCCAACCAGCAGGACCGCCGCTGGGAGCGCCCGGCCTGGGACGAGGCGTTTACCCTCCCCGGGTCGACCGCTTGCGTCGCCGGCACCGGCACGCTCGGGCAGGGGGTCGCCGACGTCGTCGGCTCCCTCGGCGTCCGGATGACCGGCGTTCGCCGCTCGGCCGAGCCGGTGCCGGGCTTCGAGGACGTGTACGCGAGCACGGACCTCGAGACGGCGGTCGCCGACGCCGAGTTCGTCGTCTCGACGCTGCCGCTGACCGACGAGACGCACCACCTCTTCGACGCGGCCGCGTTCGACGCCATGCGCGACGACGCCTACTTCGTCAACGTCGGCCGCGGTTCGGTCGTCGACGAGGACGCGCTGACCCGCGCCCTCGAGGCCGGCCGGCTCGCGGGGGCGGCGCTGGACGTCTTCGAGACCGAGCCGCTGCCCGAGGAGTCGCCGCTGTGGGGGATGGACGAGGTGATCGTCACGCCCCACTGTGCGGCCTACACCCGCGATTACTACCGCGACGTGGGCGAGATCGTCCGCGAGAACGTCGGACGACTCGAGGACGGCGAGGACCTCTACAACCGGGTGGTCTGA
- the engB gene encoding GTP-binding protein EngB: MFDTRPNRDAEVVLVGRSNVGKSTLMRELTGHSFDTGGKPGVTREPNHYDWAAEDFVLTDLPGFGFMSGVERDRQEQIKTAIVQYIEEYADNILVAVVVVDGKSAVDIIDRHSGPDSIPYDVEMFHFLRELEIPTVVAVNKMDKVDDRDERLDELCDRLGLYPPWKQWRDTIAPITAKRGQIEPLTEAVRTHLHEHGRDDLFKFF; encoded by the coding sequence ATGTTCGATACCCGTCCGAACCGCGACGCGGAGGTCGTTCTCGTCGGCCGCTCGAACGTCGGCAAGTCGACGCTCATGCGCGAACTCACCGGCCACAGCTTCGACACCGGCGGGAAACCGGGCGTGACCCGCGAGCCCAACCACTACGACTGGGCCGCCGAGGACTTCGTGCTCACCGATCTCCCCGGCTTCGGGTTCATGAGCGGCGTCGAGCGCGACCGCCAGGAGCAGATCAAGACCGCCATCGTCCAGTACATAGAGGAGTACGCCGACAACATCCTCGTCGCCGTCGTCGTCGTCGACGGCAAGAGCGCGGTCGACATCATCGACCGCCACTCGGGTCCCGACTCCATCCCCTACGACGTGGAGATGTTTCACTTTCTCCGGGAGCTCGAGATCCCCACGGTCGTCGCGGTCAACAAGATGGACAAGGTCGACGACCGCGACGAGCGGCTGGACGAGCTCTGCGACCGGCTCGGGCTCTACCCGCCCTGGAAGCAGTGGCGGGACACGATCGCTCCCATCACCGCCAAGCGGGGACAGATCGAGCCGCTGACCGAGGCGGTCCGGACCCACCTGCACGAGCACGGGCGGGACGACCTGTTCAAATTCTTCTAA
- a CDS encoding TIGR00341 family protein: protein MRLVQLMIPTGARETILERLEEQDIDYVVTDETSGREYTGVVYFPLPAAAVEPVLDSLHEERLDEDAYTVVVDAETVISRKFDDLREKYDNGDVESDRISRQELQAEARSLTPTFGIYTTMTVVSAIVATAGLLLDSPAVVVGSMVIAPLIGPALGASVGSVIDDEELFTQSMKYQLIGVVIAIGSAAVFAWLVRVTNIVPPGLNIAEVDEISERLAPDLLSLAVALGAGVAGIVSISTGISVALVGVMIAAALIPPAAAAGIAIAWGNPSAAIGSTALVFVNVLSVNLAGLLTLWYAGYRPENLFELGPTQERVRKRIVALALIVLLFSVLLGGITYNSYVNASFEEDARDEAQIVLEDEAYEEYVFLSLETQMDDDYPLRGPERVIVTVGGPPGEIDQELADILHERIAQDGYEDVTVEIRYVNMVER, encoded by the coding sequence GTGCGGCTCGTACAGCTGATGATCCCGACGGGGGCACGCGAAACGATCCTCGAGCGCCTCGAGGAGCAGGACATCGACTACGTCGTCACCGACGAGACCAGCGGCCGCGAGTACACCGGCGTAGTGTACTTCCCGCTGCCGGCGGCCGCCGTCGAGCCCGTCCTCGACTCTTTACACGAGGAGCGACTCGACGAGGACGCCTACACCGTCGTCGTCGACGCCGAGACGGTGATCTCGCGGAAGTTCGATGACCTGCGCGAGAAGTACGACAACGGCGACGTCGAGTCGGACCGGATCTCGCGCCAGGAGCTCCAGGCGGAGGCCCGATCGCTGACGCCGACGTTCGGCATCTACACGACGATGACCGTCGTGAGCGCGATCGTCGCGACGGCCGGGCTGTTGCTCGACTCGCCGGCGGTCGTCGTCGGCTCGATGGTGATCGCGCCGCTGATCGGGCCGGCGCTGGGCGCGAGCGTCGGCTCGGTGATCGACGACGAGGAGCTGTTCACCCAGAGCATGAAGTATCAGCTCATCGGCGTGGTGATCGCGATCGGATCGGCGGCGGTGTTCGCCTGGCTGGTCAGGGTGACCAACATCGTGCCGCCGGGGCTGAACATCGCCGAGGTCGACGAGATCTCCGAGCGACTCGCACCCGACCTGCTCTCGCTCGCGGTCGCCCTCGGCGCCGGCGTCGCCGGCATCGTGAGCATCTCGACGGGGATCTCGGTCGCGCTCGTCGGCGTCATGATCGCCGCGGCGTTGATTCCGCCGGCCGCCGCGGCGGGGATCGCCATCGCCTGGGGGAACCCGTCGGCGGCGATCGGATCGACCGCGCTCGTCTTCGTCAACGTGCTCTCGGTGAACCTCGCCGGACTGCTGACGCTGTGGTACGCCGGCTACCGTCCCGAGAACCTGTTCGAACTCGGCCCCACTCAGGAGCGCGTTCGAAAGCGGATCGTCGCCCTCGCGCTGATCGTGTTGCTGTTCTCGGTGCTTCTCGGCGGCATCACCTACAACTCCTATGTGAACGCCTCCTTCGAGGAGGACGCCCGCGACGAGGCCCAGATCGTCCTCGAGGACGAGGCCTACGAGGAGTACGTCTTCCTCTCGCTCGAGACCCAGATGGACGACGACTACCCGCTTCGCGGTCCCGAACGGGTGATCGTCACCGTTGGCGGTCCGCCGGGTGAGATCGACCAGGAGCTCGCGGACATCCTCCACGAGCGCATCGCCCAGGACGGCTACGAGGACGTCACCGTCGAGATTCGGTACGTCAATATGGTCGAACGCTAA
- a CDS encoding GNAT family N-acetyltransferase, translating into MVTIRPARAGDGEELVTVHVAAIRELGSTAYDDEQIDAWAAGKDPEAYPTGNPDATFVVAERDGRVVGFGHLQRDEREVQAVYVRPDHAGRGIGRALLRHLEATAREAGLDWLTLVASKNAVGFYERCGWDRLETVDHESTGGVVLECVRMERRLA; encoded by the coding sequence ATGGTCACGATCCGCCCCGCTCGAGCCGGCGACGGCGAGGAACTCGTCACCGTCCACGTCGCCGCCATCCGCGAACTGGGTTCGACGGCCTACGACGACGAGCAGATCGACGCCTGGGCGGCGGGGAAGGACCCGGAGGCGTATCCGACGGGGAATCCGGACGCGACCTTCGTCGTCGCCGAGCGAGACGGCCGGGTCGTCGGTTTCGGCCACCTCCAGCGCGACGAGCGCGAGGTGCAGGCCGTCTACGTCCGCCCCGACCACGCCGGCCGGGGGATCGGCCGCGCGCTCCTCCGTCACCTCGAGGCGACGGCCCGCGAGGCGGGGCTCGACTGGCTCACGCTCGTCGCCTCGAAGAACGCCGTCGGCTTCTACGAACGCTGCGGCTGGGACCGACTCGAGACGGTGGATCACGAGTCGACCGGCGGGGTGGTGCTCGAGTGCGTGCGGATGGAGCGGAGGCTCGCGTAG
- a CDS encoding DUF7573 domain-containing protein encodes MSEDRTLEEFASTDETSTTGPTDENEDGTVESVEPATPAYGWGSYTCDECGETTERVWWHSGGVVCPACKEW; translated from the coding sequence GTGAGCGAAGATCGGACCCTCGAGGAGTTCGCATCCACGGACGAGACGTCTACGACCGGCCCCACGGACGAGAACGAGGACGGGACCGTCGAGTCGGTCGAGCCCGCGACGCCGGCCTACGGCTGGGGGTCGTACACCTGCGACGAGTGCGGAGAGACGACCGAGCGCGTCTGGTGGCACTCCGGTGGCGTCGTCTGTCCCGCGTGCAAGGAGTGGTGA
- a CDS encoding cold-shock protein, producing MAKGTVAFFNDTGGYGFIETDDADDDVFFHMEDVGGPDLEEGQEVEFDIEQADKGPRATNVERL from the coding sequence ATGGCGAAAGGTACGGTCGCGTTCTTTAACGACACTGGCGGTTACGGATTCATTGAGACAGACGACGCGGACGACGACGTGTTCTTCCACATGGAAGACGTCGGCGGTCCAGACCTCGAGGAGGGCCAGGAGGTGGAGTTCGACATCGAGCAGGCCGACAAGGGCCCGCGCGCAACCAACGTCGAACGCCTCTAA
- a CDS encoding 5,10-methylenetetrahydromethanopterin reductase produces the protein MTASDSFAWGVELTPEHPPDRLAALAARAEHVGYDVAFASSHYFNRDPFVTLSRMAEATEEIELGPGIVNPYESHPVTLAGRTATIDEVSDGRAVFGIGAGDRSALANLGLEHDRPLRRVLESFSVARDLWAGETVSHDGTFLARDASLNMDSREIPVYVGAQGPHMLRMSAKHADGALINAAHPDDLEWAAARVAEGLEEREAQRAARSSGEHGHPFEALAFASVSVADDEDAAREAARPPVAFIAGGAAEPVLERHDIDRDAASAVSEAIEGGELGEAFERVTPEMIDAFAVAGTTESVAERFAAMAEHVDGIVVGSPLGPDLEDAIERAGEALASLE, from the coding sequence ATGACGGCGTCGGACTCGTTCGCGTGGGGGGTGGAACTCACCCCGGAACACCCGCCGGACCGGCTCGCGGCGCTTGCCGCCCGCGCCGAGCACGTGGGGTACGACGTCGCGTTCGCGAGCAGCCACTACTTCAACCGCGACCCGTTCGTCACCCTCTCTCGGATGGCCGAGGCGACCGAGGAGATCGAGCTGGGACCGGGGATCGTCAACCCCTACGAGAGCCACCCGGTGACCCTCGCTGGCCGCACCGCGACCATCGACGAGGTCAGCGACGGCCGCGCCGTCTTCGGGATCGGCGCCGGCGACCGCTCGGCGCTCGCGAACCTCGGACTCGAGCACGACCGTCCCCTCCGGCGGGTGCTCGAGTCCTTCTCGGTCGCCCGCGACCTCTGGGCCGGGGAGACGGTGAGCCACGACGGGACGTTCCTCGCGCGGGACGCCTCACTCAACATGGATTCACGGGAGATCCCGGTGTACGTCGGCGCCCAGGGCCCCCACATGCTCCGGATGAGCGCGAAACACGCCGACGGCGCCCTGATCAACGCCGCCCACCCCGACGACCTCGAGTGGGCCGCCGCGCGGGTGGCGGAGGGACTCGAGGAGCGCGAGGCGCAGCGTGCGGCCCGGTCAAGCGGGGAGCACGGCCACCCCTTCGAGGCGCTCGCGTTCGCCAGCGTGAGCGTCGCCGACGACGAGGACGCGGCCCGCGAGGCCGCCCGCCCGCCGGTGGCGTTCATCGCCGGCGGGGCCGCAGAGCCGGTCCTCGAGCGCCACGACATCGACCGCGACGCCGCGAGCGCGGTGAGCGAGGCCATCGAGGGCGGAGAGCTCGGCGAGGCGTTCGAGCGCGTGACCCCCGAGATGATCGACGCCTTCGCCGTGGCGGGGACGACCGAGAGCGTCGCAGAGCGGTTCGCGGCGATGGCCGAACACGTCGACGGCATCGTCGTCGGCTCGCCGCTGGGGCCGGATCTCGAGGATGCGATCGAACGGGCGGGCGAGGCGCTCGCGTCGCTCGAGTAG